From the genome of Mesorhizobium japonicum MAFF 303099, one region includes:
- the flhA gene encoding flagellar biosynthesis protein FlhA: MAISESIQPGAVAKNGRDIFFALGIVIILAVLFLPIPAFLIDIGLAFSIALSVLILMVALWIQRPLDFSSFPTVLLIATMLRLSLNIATTRMILSHGNEGTHAAGYVIAGFSKLVMASDFVIGLIVFMILIVVNFIVITKGATRIAEVGARFTLDAIPGKQMSIDADLSAGMIDDKTAQLRRRELEEESSFFGSMDGASKFVRGDAIAGLIITAINIIGGIAIGYIRHGMGMGEAADVFIKLSVGDGLVTQIPALIVSLAAGLLVSKGGTRGSTNQAVFGQLGAHPRALYVAAALLVLLGLMPGLPLFPFFALAGGMAGLGYVIPMRANRVLAAAEALKTQEKATKAEEEKNSVKASLATAEIELLIGKQLSTRLLVSHQELVFRMGKMRKKFAQQYGFVVPEVRVADDFAIPPKSYQIKVHGTVVAEYSMRVGEIMVLLGSRDVPEIPGEEIREPAFGMRAYSVMETFAEDLKRENYTFADNMSVLLTHLSEVIRNNLPQLLSYKDMKALLERQDQEYRKLADEICTTHISYPGLQAVLKLLLAERVSIRNLHLIIEAIAEIAPHVRRTEQIVEHVRIRMAQQICGDLSEGGVLKVLRLGNRWDLAFHQSLKRDAKGEVREFDIDPRQLEEFGQDATKAIKKFLEAGERFVLVTAPDARPYVRMIIERLFTTLPVLSHVEIAKGVEIRVLGTIS; encoded by the coding sequence ATGGCGATCAGCGAAAGCATCCAGCCCGGCGCGGTGGCCAAGAATGGCCGCGACATCTTCTTCGCGCTCGGCATCGTCATCATCCTGGCCGTGCTGTTCCTGCCGATCCCGGCCTTCCTCATCGACATCGGCCTCGCCTTCTCGATCGCGCTGTCGGTGCTGATCCTGATGGTGGCGCTGTGGATCCAGCGGCCGCTCGATTTCTCCTCGTTCCCGACCGTGCTGCTCATCGCCACGATGCTGCGGCTGTCCCTCAACATCGCCACCACGCGCATGATCCTGTCGCATGGCAATGAGGGCACGCACGCCGCCGGTTATGTCATTGCAGGCTTCTCCAAGCTGGTGATGGCCAGCGACTTCGTCATCGGCCTCATCGTCTTCATGATCCTGATCGTGGTAAACTTCATCGTCATCACCAAGGGCGCCACGCGTATCGCCGAAGTCGGCGCCCGTTTCACCCTCGACGCCATCCCCGGCAAGCAGATGTCGATCGACGCCGACCTCTCCGCCGGCATGATCGACGACAAGACCGCGCAATTGCGCCGCCGCGAACTGGAAGAAGAATCCTCCTTCTTCGGCTCGATGGACGGTGCCTCGAAATTCGTGCGCGGCGACGCCATCGCCGGCCTCATCATCACCGCCATCAACATCATCGGCGGCATCGCCATCGGCTACATCAGGCATGGCATGGGCATGGGCGAGGCCGCCGACGTGTTCATCAAGCTGTCGGTCGGCGACGGTCTGGTCACCCAGATCCCGGCGCTGATCGTTTCGCTCGCCGCCGGCCTGCTGGTTTCCAAGGGCGGCACCCGCGGCTCGACCAACCAGGCGGTGTTCGGCCAGCTCGGCGCCCATCCGCGCGCGCTTTACGTGGCGGCGGCACTGCTGGTGCTGCTCGGCCTGATGCCCGGCCTGCCGCTGTTCCCCTTCTTTGCGCTGGCCGGCGGCATGGCCGGCCTCGGCTACGTCATCCCGATGCGCGCCAACCGCGTCCTCGCCGCGGCCGAGGCGCTGAAGACCCAGGAAAAGGCGACCAAGGCCGAGGAAGAAAAGAACTCGGTCAAGGCCTCGCTCGCCACCGCCGAGATCGAACTGCTGATCGGCAAGCAGCTATCGACCAGGCTCCTGGTCTCGCATCAGGAACTGGTCTTCCGCATGGGCAAGATGCGCAAGAAATTCGCGCAGCAATACGGCTTCGTCGTGCCGGAAGTGCGCGTTGCCGACGATTTCGCCATCCCTCCGAAAAGCTACCAGATCAAGGTGCATGGCACGGTGGTCGCCGAATATTCGATGCGCGTCGGCGAGATCATGGTGCTGCTCGGCAGCCGCGACGTGCCCGAAATTCCGGGCGAGGAGATCCGCGAGCCGGCCTTCGGCATGCGCGCCTATTCCGTCATGGAAACTTTCGCCGAGGATTTGAAGCGCGAGAACTACACCTTCGCCGACAACATGTCGGTGCTGCTCACCCATCTCTCGGAAGTCATCCGCAACAACCTGCCGCAGCTTCTGTCCTACAAGGACATGAAGGCGCTGCTCGAACGCCAGGACCAGGAATACCGCAAGCTCGCCGACGAGATCTGCACCACGCACATCTCGTATCCCGGCCTGCAGGCGGTGCTGAAGCTGCTGCTCGCCGAGCGCGTCTCGATCCGCAATCTGCACCTGATCATCGAGGCCATCGCCGAGATCGCGCCGCATGTGCGCCGCACCGAGCAGATCGTCGAACATGTCCGCATCCGCATGGCCCAGCAGATCTGCGGCGATCTCTCGGAAGGCGGCGTGCTCAAGGTGCTGCGCCTCGGCAACCGCTGGGACCTCGCCTTCCATCAAAGCCTCAAGCGCGACGCCAAGGGCGAGGTGCGCGAGTTCGACATTGATCCGCGCCAGCTCGAGGAATTCGGCCAGGACGCCACCAAGGCGATCAAGAAATTCCTCGAAGCCGGCGAGCGCTTCGTCCTCGTCACCGCGCCCGACGCCCGCCCCTATGTGCGCATGATCATCGAGCGCCTGTTCACCACGCTGCCGGTGCTCTCCCATGTCGAAATCGCCAAGGGCGTCGAGATCAGGGTGCTCGGGACCATATCGTGA
- the fliR gene encoding flagellar biosynthetic protein FliR — protein sequence MSVLSQSVVIAAFLAFCRIGACFMLMPGLSSARVPVQVRLFVAVAATGGLLAFLWDRIIPFVDPRPQILVPMIISELLIGGLIGAMTRLYMEALRFMGSAIAMLIGYGGSGGPAIEEPEPQAALAAIISFSALLMLFVFDFDHEIVRALVASYTVAPVNVFFNPQAALVDITDTVSDTFFLVIRLGSPFVAYAILVNLTIGFVNKLTPQIPIYFISQPFVIAGGMIIFYFAIGTMLSLFVDGFVDLTLAR from the coding sequence GTGAGCGTTCTTTCGCAGAGCGTCGTCATCGCGGCGTTCCTCGCCTTCTGCCGCATCGGCGCCTGCTTCATGCTGATGCCGGGCCTGTCCAGCGCCCGTGTGCCGGTGCAGGTCAGGCTGTTCGTGGCGGTCGCCGCCACCGGCGGCCTGCTCGCCTTCCTGTGGGATCGCATCATTCCCTTCGTCGATCCGCGCCCGCAGATCCTGGTGCCAATGATCATCTCGGAGCTGCTGATCGGCGGACTGATCGGCGCCATGACCAGGCTCTACATGGAAGCGCTGCGCTTCATGGGCTCGGCCATCGCCATGCTGATCGGCTATGGCGGCTCGGGCGGTCCGGCGATCGAGGAACCGGAACCGCAGGCGGCCCTTGCCGCCATCATCTCGTTCTCCGCGCTGTTGATGCTGTTCGTCTTCGACTTCGACCACGAGATCGTCCGCGCTTTGGTGGCGTCCTACACAGTCGCGCCGGTCAACGTCTTCTTCAACCCGCAGGCAGCCCTCGTCGACATCACCGACACCGTGTCGGACACCTTCTTCCTGGTCATCCGCCTCGGCAGCCCGTTCGTCGCCTATGCCATCCTGGTCAATCTGACGATCGGCTTCGTCAACAAGCTGACCCCGCAGATTCCGATCTATTTCATCTCCCAGCCCTTCGTCATCGCCGGCGGCATGATCATTTTCTATTTCGCCATCGGCACCATGCTGTCGCTGTTCGTCGATGGCTTCGTCGACCTGACTTTGGCGAGGTGA
- a CDS encoding methyltransferase, producing the protein MVDCDRIDRLIAAVPPALALRAGLDLGIFTRLGGDAATADSLGAALKVEPDRLSRLLYALASIDLLEVKDGQFRNGAEASAFLDASKPTYRGGDHALLRELWGADLLTAESLRQNRPAALHDFSEAGPEAAAAFSRMLAPGGVIFGRHLAREIDLSAIGSVIDIGGGAGTILVGLRERRRQIAATLMELPTVAAVAPAILSEYGADDVIVEEGDITVAPSIGRHDLAILKAVVQVLPPDQARNAILNAARCLTPGGEIAIAGWGVVDDDRLGPSEGVFLNLTFLNLYRHGESYTEGQYRAWMTEAGFRNISRSRLTDGTALFRGRLTD; encoded by the coding sequence ATGGTGGATTGTGACCGGATCGACAGACTGATCGCAGCGGTGCCGCCCGCCTTGGCGCTTCGAGCCGGGCTGGACCTTGGCATCTTCACCCGGCTCGGTGGCGACGCCGCGACGGCTGACAGCCTTGGGGCGGCGCTCAAAGTCGAGCCCGATCGCCTGTCGCGGCTCCTCTACGCGCTCGCCAGCATCGATCTCCTCGAAGTCAAGGATGGTCAGTTTCGCAACGGAGCCGAAGCGTCGGCCTTCCTCGACGCGTCCAAGCCGACCTATCGCGGTGGCGATCATGCGCTCCTGCGCGAGCTCTGGGGAGCCGACCTGCTGACGGCGGAGTCGCTACGGCAGAACCGACCGGCCGCGCTGCACGACTTTTCCGAAGCGGGTCCCGAAGCCGCGGCCGCCTTCAGCCGCATGCTCGCACCGGGCGGGGTGATTTTCGGCCGACATCTGGCCCGGGAGATCGACCTCTCCGCCATCGGTTCGGTGATCGACATCGGCGGGGGAGCCGGGACCATTCTCGTCGGGCTTCGCGAGCGGCGGCGGCAGATTGCGGCGACGCTGATGGAACTCCCGACGGTCGCGGCGGTTGCGCCAGCTATCCTGTCGGAATACGGTGCCGACGACGTGATTGTCGAAGAGGGGGACATAACTGTCGCGCCATCGATCGGCCGGCATGATCTGGCAATCCTGAAGGCCGTCGTCCAGGTCCTTCCGCCGGACCAGGCGCGCAACGCGATCCTGAACGCGGCGCGTTGCCTCACGCCCGGTGGCGAGATCGCAATTGCCGGGTGGGGTGTCGTCGATGACGACCGCCTCGGCCCGTCCGAGGGTGTCTTTCTCAATCTCACTTTCTTGAACCTCTATCGCCATGGCGAATCGTACACTGAAGGTCAGTACCGCGCATGGATGACCGAGGCTGGATTCCGGAATATCTCCAGGTCGCGCCTGACGGACGGCACCGCCTTGTTTCGTGGGCGCCTCACGGACTGA
- a CDS encoding GNAT family N-acetyltransferase — MLRSPSERDIPAWFARATDVESASLAGDPVPDDIRAGERWLARSRRRFADGKAIQWSIDQAGVSDAIGTITLSFDATGAKAAALGFVLARAHWGHGLGSEAAREVLRYAFETLALEQVTAEAATRNLASLRIMAKLGFKHIESFIDDTDGERCERFALDADIGSSLLASNAMPGC, encoded by the coding sequence GTGCTGCGGTCGCCTAGCGAACGGGATATCCCGGCATGGTTTGCGCGCGCGACGGATGTCGAATCCGCCTCCCTTGCCGGCGATCCCGTTCCCGACGACATCAGAGCGGGCGAGCGATGGTTGGCCCGCTCGCGTCGGCGGTTCGCCGACGGCAAGGCGATCCAGTGGTCCATAGATCAGGCGGGAGTGTCGGACGCGATCGGGACGATAACCCTGTCCTTCGACGCAACTGGCGCGAAGGCAGCCGCATTGGGATTTGTGCTGGCGCGTGCGCATTGGGGGCACGGACTGGGCAGCGAGGCGGCGCGCGAAGTCCTGCGCTACGCCTTCGAAACCCTGGCGCTTGAACAGGTGACGGCCGAGGCGGCAACGCGCAATTTGGCGTCGCTGCGGATAATGGCGAAGCTCGGCTTCAAGCATATCGAGAGCTTCATCGATGACACCGACGGCGAGCGCTGCGAGCGTTTCGCGCTCGACGCCGATATCGGATCGTCACTGTTGGCGAGCAACGCGATGCCAGGCTGCTAG
- a CDS encoding aminopeptidase, with the protein MLAAVIVASGLAGCTSISYYAQSVEGHVQIMAARKNVGRLIRDPSTPEALRAKLTSASAIRRFATEELALPDNSSYRSYVDIGRADVTLAVFAAPRFSLTPITWCFPVFGCVPYRGYFSRKSAAESAAELQRQGLDVYVSGVTAYSTLGWFSDPLLSTMLRQDDTYIASLIFHELAHQKIYVNNDSAFNEAFAVAVETSGVRKWLRATGDRAGLRRYETNRKRQADFLGLIAETRDELRQVYGSPRAPEQMAVAKAATIDRLRMRYRQMRDRRWAGYRGYDAWFDAPINNAKLAATAVYGEQVPAFLHLFNLCSGDYPRFYASVRRIADLHEPSRAEALKAADTCG; encoded by the coding sequence ATGCTTGCCGCGGTGATTGTGGCGTCCGGCCTGGCCGGGTGCACCAGCATTTCCTACTACGCGCAGTCGGTGGAGGGCCACGTGCAGATCATGGCCGCGCGCAAAAATGTCGGAAGGCTTATCCGCGATCCCTCGACGCCCGAGGCATTGCGCGCAAAATTGACGTCGGCCAGCGCCATACGCCGCTTTGCCACGGAAGAACTGGCGCTACCCGACAACAGCAGCTATCGCAGCTATGTCGACATCGGTCGGGCCGATGTGACCCTTGCCGTTTTTGCAGCGCCGCGATTCTCGCTTACGCCAATAACCTGGTGCTTTCCGGTCTTCGGTTGCGTTCCGTACCGGGGGTATTTTTCCCGGAAATCAGCGGCTGAAAGCGCCGCCGAACTGCAGCGGCAAGGACTGGACGTTTATGTGTCAGGCGTCACCGCCTACTCCACGCTGGGCTGGTTCAGCGACCCGCTGCTCAGCACCATGCTGCGTCAGGACGACACGTATATCGCCAGCCTTATCTTTCATGAGCTGGCGCATCAGAAAATCTATGTGAACAACGACTCCGCGTTCAACGAGGCTTTCGCGGTCGCCGTCGAAACCAGCGGTGTAAGGAAATGGCTCCGCGCCACTGGCGACCGCGCTGGATTGCGCCGCTACGAAACGAACCGCAAGCGCCAGGCGGATTTTCTCGGACTGATAGCGGAAACGCGCGATGAGTTGCGGCAGGTCTATGGAAGTCCCCGCGCCCCCGAGCAGATGGCGGTTGCCAAAGCAGCCACGATCGACAGACTGCGCATGCGCTACCGGCAGATGCGCGACAGGCGCTGGGCCGGATACCGGGGATACGACGCTTGGTTCGATGCCCCGATCAACAATGCAAAGCTCGCCGCGACTGCTGTCTACGGTGAACAGGTTCCGGCGTTCCTTCATCTGTTCAATTTGTGTTCCGGCGACTATCCAAGGTTCTACGCTTCTGTTCGCCGGATTGCGGATTTGCACGAACCTTCCCGTGCCGAAGCGCTCAAGGCCGCGGATACGTGTGGTTGA